The Salvia splendens isolate huo1 unplaced genomic scaffold, SspV2 ctg48, whole genome shotgun sequence genome window below encodes:
- the LOC121790334 gene encoding uncharacterized protein LOC121790334, translating to MDGQTKLTRTNSSLLRSSPTIRSSLHSLSSVSEIAPDSDAEDLEEQKPHNRPLPPPVRSGAAVPLAAAFLLTLRALHLFTLNDLATSENLLSALIFVEIFLFLLSRNKGLVSGNVNFFKQICDEYGKWLGFLCFASRTHSKPVQWFSGKAESEELESKKIVRESVEFYSNGDFYAGEFQKGRVTGAVTY from the exons ATGGACGGTCAGACGAAGCTCACTCGAACGAATTCCTCACTCCTCCGCTCATCCCCCACCATCCGCTCATCCCTCCACAGCTTGTCTTCGGTGAGCGAGATCGCGCCTGATTCCGACGCGGAGGATCTCGAGGAGCAGAAGCCCCACAACAGGCCGCTTCCACCTCCGGTTCGCTCCGGTGCGGCGGTGCCTTTGGCCGCCGCCTTCCTCCTCA CTCTACGCGCTCTTCATCTCTTCACTTTGAACGATTTAGCCACCTCGGAGAATCTGCTCTCAGCTTTAATTTTTGTCGAGATTTTTCTGTTTTTGCTCTCGAGAAACAAGGGTTTAGTGAGCGGGAATGTCAATTTCTTCAAGCAAATCTGCGATGAGTATGGAAAGTGGTTAGGGTTTTTGTGTTTCGCTTCGAGAACTCACTCGAAGCCTGTGCAATGGTTCAGCGGCAAGGCGGAATCGGAGGAATTGGAGAGTAAGAAGATTGTTCGGGAAAGCGTGGAGTTTTACAGCAATGGCGATTTCTACGCAGGGGAGTTTCAGAAGGGACGTGTAACAGGAGCAGTGACTTATTAA
- the LOC121790330 gene encoding uncharacterized protein LOC121790330 yields the protein MYEEDSSGVKTIRLSLESDHQEGDEEMSSPLGLTLSKTPSFLNLLEMSLSKARKSDDLGSLEKLKASNFPALYIRIGSWQRMTRHEGDLTAKMYYAKRKLVWEVLDGALKSKIEIQWSHISAMRAITPHNLPATLEIELNQPPLFYREVNPQPRKHTLWQQASDFTGGQAPVWRRHYVSFPPGLLDRHYEKLLQCDPRLRALSEKPFPSHESPYFDPTMFAISQLSLGFNNYEWSSHEHQNVRGTSSNYEGLPHYNPQPQWTMPPHQHYSNINDDALLMEQQHFTTIYSHPPYFLPG from the exons ATGTATGAAGAAGATTCCAGTGGTGTTAAGACAATAAGACTCTCTCTGGAGTCTGATCACCAG gaAGGAGATGAAGAGATGTCAAGCCCTCTTGGATTGACACTAAGCAAAACACCATCTTTCCTGAATCTGCTCGAGATGAGTTTGTCCAAAGCCCGAAAATCGGATGATTTGGGATCTCTTGAGAAGTTAAAAGCTTCCAATTTCCCCGCACTTTACATCAGGATTGGATCATGGCAG AGGATGACTAGGCATGAAGGAGATCTCACAGCCAAGATGTATTACGCGAAACGCAAACTGGTGTGGGAGGTGCTGGATGGAGCTCTCAAGAGCAAGATCGAAATCCAGTGGTCGCATATCTCTGCTATGAGGGCAATCACACCCCACAACCTCCCCGCCACTCTTGAAATAGag CTGAACCAACCGCCATTGTTCTACCGCGAGGTCAATCCCCAGCCCCGAAAGCATACCCTTTGGCAGCAGGCCTCTGATTTCACCGGAGGTCAAGCTCCCGTTTGGAG GAGGCACTATGTGAGTTTCCCACCCGGGCTATTGGACAGGCACTACGAGAAGCTATTGCAATGCGATCCACGTCTCCGTGCACTGAGCGAGAAGCCATTCCCGAGCCACGAGTCCCCTTATTTCGACCCAACCATGTTTGCCATTTCACAGCTCTCTCTCGGTTTCAACAACTATGAATGGAGTAGCCATGAGCATCAAAATGTTAGGGGTACTTCCTCCAACTATGAGGGCTTGCCTCACTATAATCCACAGCCGCAGTGGACGATGCCTCCTCATCAACACTACTCTAACATAAACGATGATGCTCTACTAATGGAGCAACAACACTTCACTACTATATACTCACACCCTCCCTACTTCCTTCCCGGTTAA